In one Roseomonas haemaphysalidis genomic region, the following are encoded:
- a CDS encoding ATP-binding cassette domain-containing protein yields the protein MSAVDHPDRTSKQAGKGGDLRRVAATLWQSAVPLMRWQMAGLLACAALGSAFQALSPLALKAIVDGFAGGFLAVVVPVMAYAGLIGAARVVPAVALWGHQRLSRRIERVLTLRAYARLLDLPHAFFLQHRSGEMARTVSDGVGGHTVVLMALIFSVLPFVVEVGIAVLVLSTSALPWSVTGMLIVFIAIYGCVFEKTVAGVRASHRDAMKDTAAAAGIAQDAFTNHEAIKLFAREGYVVDHVAEGLARSDRHWFRYMRLSGLGGAAQGLVIAAAMGCTLLLTAREVAAGRLTAGDFVLVGAYVLQVMGPVERLGHLAREVTRGLDQAQRLRLLLTEPSERELHPGRAAMPTGGALSVQVRGLRFGYGDQEVLRGVDLDIPAGHTLAVVGRSGAGKSTLAKLFVRLYPATAGQILLDGVSIKDLDLHGLRSAIAVVPQETVLMHDTLRRNVAFGRPDASMAEIEQAAQAAGLDQLVASLPEGWETVVGERGLRLSGGERQRVAIARALLKQPRLLVLDEATASLDTRTEREVQLQLDRLAQRTTTLVIAHRLSTIREADQIVVLDAGAVAERGSHDDLLRRQGLYASLWYAQSEEERAEADNPAGHVGR from the coding sequence ATGTCCGCTGTCGATCACCCAGACAGAACCAGCAAGCAGGCTGGAAAGGGCGGTGATCTGCGGCGCGTCGCTGCCACCCTGTGGCAAAGCGCCGTGCCTTTGATGCGCTGGCAGATGGCGGGCCTCCTGGCCTGCGCAGCCCTGGGCTCCGCGTTCCAGGCTCTGTCCCCCCTCGCCCTGAAGGCCATCGTCGACGGTTTTGCCGGGGGCTTCCTCGCCGTGGTCGTGCCGGTCATGGCCTATGCGGGGCTGATCGGCGCCGCGCGGGTCGTCCCGGCGGTGGCCCTCTGGGGACATCAGCGGCTGTCGCGACGGATCGAGCGCGTCCTCACCTTGCGGGCCTACGCACGGTTGCTCGACCTGCCGCATGCCTTCTTCCTGCAACATCGCAGCGGCGAGATGGCCCGCACCGTGTCGGATGGTGTGGGGGGCCACACCGTCGTGCTGATGGCGCTGATCTTCTCGGTCCTCCCCTTCGTGGTGGAGGTGGGGATCGCGGTCCTGGTGCTGTCCACCAGCGCCCTTCCCTGGTCGGTCACCGGGATGCTGATCGTCTTTATCGCGATCTATGGCTGCGTCTTCGAGAAGACCGTGGCCGGCGTGCGTGCCTCCCACCGGGACGCCATGAAAGACACGGCCGCGGCCGCCGGGATCGCGCAGGACGCCTTCACCAACCACGAGGCGATCAAGCTGTTCGCGCGGGAAGGCTATGTGGTGGACCACGTGGCGGAGGGCCTGGCCCGCAGCGACCGCCACTGGTTCCGTTACATGCGCCTGAGTGGGCTGGGCGGGGCCGCGCAGGGCCTGGTGATTGCGGCCGCCATGGGGTGCACCCTGCTGCTGACCGCACGGGAGGTGGCCGCCGGGCGGCTGACGGCGGGCGACTTCGTGCTGGTCGGCGCCTATGTGCTGCAGGTGATGGGCCCGGTCGAACGGCTGGGCCACCTGGCCCGGGAAGTGACGCGGGGGCTGGACCAAGCACAGCGGCTCCGCCTGCTGCTGACGGAGCCGTCCGAGCGCGAACTCCACCCCGGACGGGCCGCGATGCCGACCGGCGGCGCCCTGTCCGTGCAGGTGCGGGGCCTGCGCTTCGGCTATGGCGACCAGGAGGTCCTGCGCGGCGTCGACCTCGACATCCCGGCGGGACACACCCTGGCGGTTGTGGGCCGCAGCGGCGCCGGGAAGTCGACTTTGGCCAAACTCTTCGTTCGGCTGTACCCGGCCACCGCGGGGCAGATCCTGCTGGATGGCGTGTCGATCAAAGACCTCGACCTGCATGGCCTGCGATCCGCCATCGCCGTGGTACCGCAGGAGACAGTGCTGATGCATGACACGCTGCGTCGCAACGTCGCGTTCGGACGGCCGGACGCCAGCATGGCGGAGATCGAGCAGGCAGCGCAGGCGGCAGGTCTGGACCAGCTTGTCGCCTCGCTGCCTGAGGGGTGGGAGACCGTGGTTGGCGAGCGGGGACTGCGCCTGTCGGGGGGTGAGCGGCAGAGGGTGGCCATCGCCCGGGCGCTGTTGAAGCAGCCGCGGCTCCTGGTACTGGACGAGGCGACCGCGTCGCTCGACACCCGGACGGAGCGCGAGGTGCAGCTCCAGTTGGACCGACTGGCGCAACGGACGACGACACTGGTGATTGCGCACCGGCTGTCGACGATCCGCGAAGCTGATCAGATTGTCGTACTGGATGCCGGCGCGGTGGCCGAGCGCGGGAGCCACGATGACCTGCTGCGGCGCCAGGGGCTCTACGCCTCCTTGTGGTACGCGCAGAGTGAGGAAGAGAGGGCTGAGGCCGACAATCCTGCCGGCCATGTCGGCCGTTGA
- a CDS encoding VOC family protein, which yields MMEHAKIRVQRADHVGFAVASLDESLRFWVDGLGARLVRTGEMEGEFLGQVTGAHGAQVRLAIVSLACLTIELLEYRGLDRPGVPAKPFDPGFAHLALVVDDIDALLARVAAYGWKAQGMPQPIKSGARAGTRVIYVVGPDGATIEFMQPPLMMATTDPIK from the coding sequence ATGATGGAACACGCAAAGATCCGGGTTCAACGCGCCGATCATGTCGGCTTCGCGGTTGCGTCTCTCGATGAGAGCCTTCGGTTCTGGGTTGATGGGCTCGGCGCGCGGCTCGTGCGAACCGGTGAAATGGAGGGCGAGTTCCTCGGCCAAGTGACGGGGGCCCATGGGGCACAGGTGCGCTTGGCGATCGTGTCCTTAGCGTGTCTGACGATCGAACTCTTGGAGTATCGGGGCCTGGATCGGCCGGGCGTGCCGGCCAAGCCGTTCGACCCTGGCTTCGCGCATCTCGCTCTCGTGGTCGATGATATCGACGCACTCCTGGCGCGGGTTGCTGCCTACGGCTGGAAGGCGCAGGGCATGCCTCAGCCAATCAAGAGCGGTGCGCGGGCCGGAACGCGGGTGATCTACGTCGTTGGTCCTGATGGCGCGACGATCGAGTTCATGCAGCCACCTTTGATGATGGCGACCACTGATCCCATCAAGTGA